The DNA segment GGTGTTGCCGCGCAGCTTTGTTGATGGCCGGGTACTCCGGCTGGTTGATGGCCATCGCAGGAGGCGCGCGCGGCGCGCCGCGTAGCGTGATGGACATCAAGGGCGAGCGCGCGGCGCGCGCAAGCCCGTGATGCTTTGAAGCTCTACGGTTCGTCGATTCCGACGGTGTCGAGCACGCGGGCCAGCACGTCGCGCTCCACCAGCTTCTTCCTTCGCCGAGCGGCCTCGCGCAGCGCCGCGGTGGCGAGCCGGTCCACGTCGCGCAGCGCTCCGCTGGCCGCCTCGTGCAGCATGGCGAGTGCATCCGAGGCGAAGAGTTCGCGGTCACACCCGGCGCGGGCCAGCCGCGTCCGGAGGTACTCCGTGGTGTCCTCCGGAGTCAGCGGCTCAATGCGCAGTCGGGTGTGCAGGCGCGAGTAGAGACTGCGGTTGTGCCGACGCACCAGTCGTGACTCCAGCTCGGGCAGCCCGACGAGGATGAGCGACAGCAGCGCGCGTGAGTCCCACTGGTAGTTGAGGAGGATATGCAGGTGGTCGAGCACGTCCTGGTGCAGCAGGTGGGCCTCGTCCAACAGGAAGACGGGGTGCAGCTTCTCGGCGCCCAGTTGCTCGACGTGAGTCGTCACGGAGTAGAAGACGGCGGCGGCGGTGGCGGAGGGTTTGAGTCCGAGCGCCAGGCACAGCTGGCGGTAGAAGTCCCGGCGGCCCAGGGTGGCGTTGTGACAGTAAGTGAGGCGGAAGCCCTGGGCGGGCAGCCGGTGTCGCAGGGCCCGCAAGACACAGGTCTTCCCCACGCCCGGCTCGCCGGTGAGCACGACGCTGGCGCGGTTCTTCAGGGCCTCACCCAGGTCCTCCACGAGGGTCGCCTTGGAGGTGGGCAGCCACAGGTCCGCATCGGCCACCTCCTTGGAGAAAGGAGCGCCGGAGAGGCCGAAGTGGCTGACGTATGAGGGCGTCATTCGTC comes from the Myxococcus stipitatus genome and includes:
- a CDS encoding ExeA family protein translates to MTPSYVSHFGLSGAPFSKEVADADLWLPTSKATLVEDLGEALKNRASVVLTGEPGVGKTCVLRALRHRLPAQGFRLTYCHNATLGRRDFYRQLCLALGLKPSATAAAVFYSVTTHVEQLGAEKLHPVFLLDEAHLLHQDVLDHLHILLNYQWDSRALLSLILVGLPELESRLVRRHNRSLYSRLHTRLRIEPLTPEDTTEYLRTRLARAGCDRELFASDALAMLHEAASGALRDVDRLATAALREAARRRKKLVERDVLARVLDTVGIDEP